A genomic region of Metopolophium dirhodum isolate CAU chromosome 1, ASM1992520v1, whole genome shotgun sequence contains the following coding sequences:
- the LOC132934247 gene encoding cystathionine beta-synthase-like: MADPAVVLAKKAKIEEVKINDGIGYDIDAYFEKCRPDKGSRCTWTKDSCAKDNPHIHNENVNNKNEILPNILHAIGNTPLVKLNRIPQAEGIECEILAKCEFLNPGGSTKDRIGWKMVEDAERQGLLKPGITIIEPSSGNTGIGLAMAASVKGYGCMVVMPMKMSREKVDALRLLGAKIIRTPTTAAFNELDGLIRVAHKLHLEDPKNTIILDQYRNKYNPLAHFDGTGQEILEQTNYKVDAVVAGTGTGGTITGIGRKLKQELGDKCRIIAADPYGSILSLPESLNETDIQLYDVEGIGYDFVPTVLDRSVVDEWIKTDDKHSFPMARRLAREEGLLCGGSSGSAMHVALQVAKTMKKGQRLVVILPDGIRNYMSKFVQDEWMREKGHDLVEDKQQLSKKNE, translated from the exons ATGGCAGATCCAGCTGTAGTATTGGCGAAGAAGGCGAAGATCGAAGAAGTGAAAATCAATGACGGTATTGGTTATGATATCGatgcatattttgaaaaatgcagACCAGATAAAGGTAGTCGGTGTACTTGGACAAAAGATTCATGCGCGAAAGATAATCCTCATATTCACAATGAAAATgt aaataataaaaatgaaattttaccAAACATATTGCACGCCATTGGCAATACGCCTTTGGTGAAGTTGAATCGAATACCTCAAGCAGAGGGCATTGAATGTGAGattt TGGCAAAATGTGAATTTTTGAATCCTGGTGGTAGTACTAAGGATAGAATTGGATGGAAAATGGTTGAAGATGCTGAACGTCAAGGATTGCTTAAACCTGGAATTACAATAATTGAACCATCATCAGGAAATACGG gaatTGGATTAGCCATGGCTGCTTCGGTTAAGGGATATGGTTGCATGGTAGTAATGCCAATGAAAATGTCTCGTGAGAAGGTAGATGCTCTACGATTGCTAGGTGCAAAAATTATACGTACACCTACAACAGCTGCTTTTAATGAATTGGATGGTTTGATACGTGTAGCACATAAGTTACATTTGGAAGATccaaaaaatactataatacttgaTCAG tatcGTAACAAATATAATCCACTGGCACATTTTGATGGGACTGGCCAAGAAATATTGgaacaaacaaattataaagtaGATGCAGTAGTGGCTGGTACTGGTACAGGTGGCACAATCACAGGCATTGGCAGGAAGTTGAAACAAGAACTTGGAGATAAATGTCGCATAATAGCAGCTGATCCTTATGGTAGCATCTTATCACTGCCTGAAAGTCTTAACGAAACAGATATACAGCTGTATGATGTAGAAGGCATTGGTTATGATTTTGTGCCAACAGTGTTGG ataGATCAGTTGTAGATGAATGGATTAAGACTGATGATAAACACTCTTTTCCCATGGCTAGAAGATTGGCACGCGAAGAAGGATTGTTGTgtg gtGGAAGCAGTGGTTCGGCAATGCATGTTGCTCTTCAAGTAGCCAAGACTATGAAGAAGGGTCAAAGACTGGTCGTAATATTGCCTGATGGTATACGAAATTACATGTCCAAGTTTGTTCAAGACGAATGGATGCGTGAAAAGGGACATGACCTTGTTGAAGATAAGCAGCAATTGTCTAAGAAAAATGAATAA
- the LOC132934943 gene encoding uncharacterized protein LOC132934943, with product MDTQFSDNLSSTNDNCHQRCCVPSTNICHIDCNSTNSNDYVFDMNDHSTLISNCILKKKKYKCHCSLLEEYGSKSNTYYSQPWITFIHILCTAILVLFAVYLESNVLIFEKNTNKKEMDDIVWRLIPTEQHGTATSTTDLPPKDKCEPLYVLVYAHCCVWFLFLVLDHVARHMHHKTLRSRGHLRAYARLTRLAVIPFQLVSLWTVLLAIFIAVYAQQDAADMQPYCDANMLMSPKNGIAVLLVIEFVCVTISSLLYANSIRKFSLEKPPPDVCGWEENNYCDRWTPQVLQNNDITTSQQLNPEEIPNSEQRDSRCLLDLLEYYAYANRELAAQLANKSERLRQLEVENTAQQPSQS from the exons ATGGATACCCAATTCAGTGATAATTTATCGTCTACAAATGACAATTGCCATCAAAGGTGCTGTGTTCCATCTACAAACATATGCCATATTGACTGTAACAGCACCAACAGTAACGATTATGTATTTGATATGAATGATCATAGTACTTTGATATCAAActgcatattaaaaaaaaaaaaatacaaatgccATTGTTCTCTTTTGGAAGAATACGGATCTAAATCAAACACATACTACTCTCAACCATGGATAACCttcattcatatattatgtact gcaattttggttttatttgcaGTCTATTTAGAATccaatgttttgatttttgaaaaaaatacaaataaaaaagaaatggaTGATATTGTATGGCGTTTAATTCCTACAGAACAACACGGGACTGCTACATCAACAACAGATCTACCTCCTAAAGATAAATGTGAACCATTATATGTTCTAGTTTATGCTCATTGTTgtgtatggtttttatttttg GTACTGGACCATGTTGCTCGACACATGCATCACAAAACATTAAGATCTCGTGGACACTTACGTGCTTATGCTAGACTTACTCGCCTGGCAGTGATTCCATTTCAATTAGTAtctttat GGACTGTATTATTGGCTATATTTATAGCTGTATATGCTCAACAAGATGCAGCTGATATGCAACCATACTGTGATGCTAATATGTTGATGTCACCGAAAAATGGTATTGCTGTATTACTTGTTATTGAGTTTGTGTGTGTCACAATATCTTCATTACTGTATGCAA attctataaGAAAATTTAGCCTAGAGAAGCCACCGCCAGATGTATGTGGTTgggaagaaaataattattgtgatcgATGGACACCACAAGTGTTGCAGAATAATGATATTACAACAAGCCAACAACTAAATCCTGAAGAAATtccaaa ttctGAACAACGAGATAGTAGgtgtttattagatttattagaGTATTATGCTTATGCAAATCGAGAGTTGGCCGCCCAATTGGCTAATAAGTCTGAAAGATTACGCCAACTTGAAGTTGAAAATACAGCTCAACAACCTTCTCAGtcataa
- the LOC132934942 gene encoding dynein heavy chain-like protein 2: MDKDLQNFKKWFRQLGLEMDGKINDEVLKKLMPPQRRDMWRHIIKHVRPKEEVDLIKKSLLLHKLQKRQKPLMSKVESYIDLSNALKYEELITKYNKIQKEIIDAKINNNKLKMDLNEKIEHKRNVIKNIENKQDTSYLANHKIEYYNEFIKMYNELSNFCDHFSRDANNDLTKSDYEDSLIICCTEVDDAKQAGVMNDGVNIGKKLCNAIYSTTCDKSPAVLLQTVEENLKFNINKSNDTIIEANYNEPVEHNKDNTIVYDEVLKKLFEKQLELESNLSNSITEKEHVFENLKKATHLVKNEVISQYKLKNISCTEHELQVFKKNVMETFQMWFKNSLECSNVTVFQENVIFKDESLRILDEIVEKTNTLNEEINQKKIIVGEMLKELNDKKSDFGLMETKTVMDNLAENYLNTNNDSNLINKMVTSIKTSVVNDVNNMNKLTIRSTPRLNYIHLRTLKDMKQHSEIIDIICEKANNFEQFNIVISTENSFNEIIQKENIHKSEFESIISQMEKNITELKLCIEDSKLVANILLTKKILNSSAIN; encoded by the exons ATGGACAAAGACTtacagaattttaaaaaatggttcCGACAACTGGGCCTGGAAATGGATGGCAAAATAAACGACGAGGTGCTGAAAAA GCTGATGCCGCCTCAGCGACGAGATATGTGGAGACACATTATTAAACATGTACGTCCCAAAGAAGAGGTGGATTTGATTAAGAAATCCTTGTTGTTACATAAACTCCAAAAACGTCAAAAACCGTTGATG tCGAAAGTGGAATCTTATATTGATCTTTCTAATGCATTAAAATATGAAGAattgattacaaaatataataagattcAAAAGGAGATTATTGATGccaaaataaacaacaacaaattaaaaatggatttaaacgaaaaaattgaacataaaagaaatgttattaaaaatattgaaaacaagcAAGATACATCATATTTAGCTAatcataaaatagaatattataatgaatttatcaaaatgtataatgaattatCAAATTTTTGCGATCATTTTTCAAGAGATGCAAATAATGATTTGACCAAGTCTGATTACGag gattCTTTGATTATATGTTGTACTGAAGTAGATGATGCTAAACAAGCAGGTGTAATGAATGATGGTGTAAACATTGGAAAAAAGTTGTGCAATGCTATATACTCAACTACATGTGACAAGTCTCCTGCTGTTTTACTCCAAACTGTTGAAGAGAAtctaaagtttaatataaataaaagtaatgatacaattatagaGGCCAATTATAATGAACCTGTAGAACATaacaa agACAATACAATTGTGTATGATGAAGTACTTAAGAAACTTTTTGAAAAGCAATTAGAGTTAGAATCCAATTTGTCCAACTCAATAACTGAAAAGGaacatgtttttgaaaatttaaaaaaggcaACACATCTGGTTAAAAATGAAGTTATTAGTCAAtacaaa ctgaaaaatatatcatgtacTGAACATGAACTTCAagtatttaagaaaaatgtaatggaaACTTTTCAAATGTGGTTTAAAAACAGTTTAGAATGTTCAAATGTAACTGTATTCCAAGAAAATGTGATTTTTAAAGATGAATCATTAAGAATCTTAGATGAGATTGTCGAGAAAACTAACACCTTAAATGAAGAAATa aatcagaaaaaaataattgtaggaGAAATGTTAAAAgagttaaatgataaaaaaagtgATTTTGGATTAATGGAAACAAAAACAGTTATGGATAATTTagctgaaaattatttaaatacaaataatgacaGTAATCTGATTAACAAAATGGTAACTTCTATAAAAACTTCTGTGGTTAATGATGTtaacaatatgaataaattaacaattagaTCAACTCCAAG gttaaattatatacatttacggACTTTGAAAGATATGAAACAGCACTctgaaataattgatattatttgtgaAAAAGCAAACAATTTTGAACAGTTCAACATAGTTATTT ctACTGAAAATAGCTTTAACGAAATtatacaaaaagaaaatattcataaatcagaatttgaaagTATTATTTCACAAATGGAAAAGAATATTACGGAGTTAAAGTTATGCATAGAAGACAGTAAACTTGTTGCTAACATATT GTTAACGaagaaaatactaaatagttcaGCTATTAATTAG
- the LOC132935195 gene encoding uncharacterized protein LOC132935195, producing the protein MAGSRLEKLGTIFTRVNGLIKSGAMKIDDRPIWYDVYRAFPPESEPHYAKPAQSIKIPDIYYPEDTFRAMFHKETRGQLPAINLRETQQNQNATNLAVNMVVADQSLSVNQVIDTLKKNNVLQVYKTSSKRVDPTAINDSTNKSDFYETNVHTKETNVHSS; encoded by the exons ATGGCTGGAAGTCGTTTGGAAAAACTAGGAACTATATTTACAAG ggTTAACGGACTCATTAAGTCCGGTGCAATGAAAATTGATGATCGACCCATTTGGTACGATGTGTACCGGGCGTTTCCACCTGAATCGGAGCCACATTATGCAAAGCCGGCTCAATCGATCAAAATACCAGACATATATTACCCGGAGGATACATTCAGAGC CATGTTTCACAAAGAGACTCGTGGCCAATTGCCAGCAATCAATTTGCGAGAGACCCAACAAAATCAAAATGCCACAAACCTAGCTGTAAACATGGTAGTAGCTGATCAATCGCTGTCTGTAAATCAAGTAATTGatacactgaaaaaaaataatgttctgCAAGTTTACAAAACTTCATCCAAAAGAGTTGACCCTACAGCGATAAATGATAGTACAAATAAATCTGATTTCTATGAAACCAATGTTCATACAAAAGAAACTAATGTTCATAGtagttag